GCGCGCGCACCATCGGCGAAAGCACGGCGTCGGGCTGGCCGTGGCCGTGCAGATAGGCGAGCACGCCGTCGCGCTGGTCCGGCTGGATGTCGATCAGGAACTCGTTGGGCGCATCCGGCGGCGTGGCGTCGCGCCATCCCTTGATGAGATCGTTGCGCGTCATGCCGATCAGCAAGAGACACATCAGCCCGATGCCGAGCGCCGTGATCTGCAACGCGCTCGCGCCGCTGCGCCGCTCCAGCGACGCGAGCGCATAGCGCCAGCCGACGCCCGCGCGGCTCCTCTCGCGCCGCACGAAGCGCGCCGCCGCCCACAGCGCCGCCCGCGCGATGACGCCGAAAAGCAGCAGCCCCGCCGCGAACCCGCCCGCGACGATCACGCCGAGCTTCAGCTCGCCCGCCGCGACCACGAGCAGCGCCCCGAACAGCAGCACGCCGATGCCGTACGCCGCATACGCGATACGGCTGGCATCGCCCAGTTCGCGGCGGATCACGTGGACCGGCGGCACGCGCGTCAGCGGCAAAAGCGGCGGCAGCGCGAAGCCGAGCAGCAGCACGAGGCCCATCGCGATGCCTTGCAACGCGGGCCAGACGCTCGCCTGCGGCAACTCGACATCGACGAGCGAACCCAGCGCGTGCAGCAGCACCAGATGCCCGATGAACCCGAGCACGATGCCCGCCACGCTGCCGATCACGCCGATCGCCAGAAATTCGTTGACGAAGAGCGCGCGCAGCGTCCGCTGGCTGACGCCGAGGCAGCGCATCGCGGCGCAGCCGTCCAGATGGCGTCGCGCGAAGCGGTGCGCGGCCATCGCGATGGCGACCGCAGCGAGCAGCGCCGTCAGGAGCGAAACGAGCGTGAGGAAGTGGCTCGCGCGGTCGATGGTCTGCCGCACTTGCGGCTGGCCGTCCGACAGCGATTCAAGCGCGACGCCGCGCAGCTTGCCGCCGTCGGTCTTGCCGCGCGCGAACTGCGCGAACCGCTCGACCTGCGCGTCCGGTCCCGCGACGAGTAGCCGGTACGTCACGCGGCTGCCGTAGCCGACCAGCCCCGTTGCCGCGATTTCATCGGCGCGCATCATCAGACGCGGCGAGAAGTTCACGAACGAGAAGCCGCGGTCCATTTCCCGCGTGATGACCGCCGCGACCGTGAAGGTGCGCGTGCCGACCTTCACCGCGCCGCCGACTTTTGTCTTCAGCGCGTCGAGCAGCGCGGGATCGACCCAGACGGTGCCGGGCGCGGGAATGCCTTGCGCGGGCGCATCGGGCGCATCGGGGCCCGGCGCGATACGCAGCGCGCCGCGCAACGGATAGCCCGGCGTCACGCCCTTGATCGCCGCGAGGCGCGAAAGCGGCG
The Caballeronia sp. M1242 DNA segment above includes these coding regions:
- a CDS encoding ABC transporter permease translates to MSTAANDKPAAKASHAPHHTHSGARLDFLQTVRQSWRMTARDWRAGELTMLLLALVLAVAALSSVGFLADRMRQGLARDARQMIAADFVVRADHPVDPMFAQEARALGLETAGTTIFPSMVSSAGQTPLSRLAAIKGVTPGYPLRGALRIAPGPDAPDAPAQGIPAPGTVWVDPALLDALKTKVGGAVKVGTRTFTVAAVITREMDRGFSFVNFSPRLMMRADEIAATGLVGYGSRVTYRLLVAGPDAQVERFAQFARGKTDGGKLRGVALESLSDGQPQVRQTIDRASHFLTLVSLLTALLAAVAIAMAAHRFARRHLDGCAAMRCLGVSQRTLRALFVNEFLAIGVIGSVAGIVLGFIGHLVLLHALGSLVDVELPQASVWPALQGIAMGLVLLLGFALPPLLPLTRVPPVHVIRRELGDASRIAYAAYGIGVLLFGALLVVAAGELKLGVIVAGGFAAGLLLFGVIARAALWAAARFVRRERSRAGVGWRYALASLERRSGASALQITALGIGLMCLLLIGMTRNDLIKGWRDATPPDAPNEFLIDIQPDQRDGVLAYLHGHGQPDAVLSPMVRARLVAINGKAVNPDSYDKPDAKRLVDREFNLSYTTALPDDNRVTQGAWYGTSGKPQVSMEEGIAKTIRVKMGDMLRFDVAGLPVEAPVTSLRKVDWNSFKVNFFVLMPPEALADLPATFITSFHLPANDQRMIDGLIAAYPNVTAIDTAPILAQIQRTLAQVIGAVQFLFIFTLAAGVLVLYAALAGTRDERMRESALLRALGASHRQVRSVQVAEFVAVGALSGLMAALGAQGIGYVLASRVFEFHIDCNPWLVPAGVVAGIACAGLGGWLSLRRVLARPALQSLRDA